ATATCGGTCGAAACGATGCAGATGACGCAGGCGCTGATGGGCGTCCGGCGAATCGCAATGCCAGGCGTGGCGATTCGTCTGCATGGAAGGAGTTCGACATGAAGATCCTGACGGCGTTACCCCTGGCGGGCGCATTGCTGATGGCCATCCCTGCCGCGACATGGGCAGACGATATGGCGCAGAGCAATGAGCCTTCGAAGGCCATGATGCAGAACAATGCCAACGCATCGGCGCAGGCCACGACGGATATGTCGTATGGCGGCGCGACGGATACGCGCAGCTCATCGGGCTTGCCGATGCAGCACTCGCGCAATTGCTCGACAGGGCCGCAGTGCAACATCTATTTCGGCAACTGAGCAGATCGGCTGCAACATGAAAAACGGCGCGCCTCGTGGGCGCGCCGCGTCGTTTTTGCTGCATGCGTATTACTTACTGCTGCTGCGCGTGCTTCGCAGCGTCTTCGATCACGGCCGCCACCTGCTGCGGACGCGATTCGTAGACCGAGTGGCTCGCACCCGGAATCACGGTAGTGTGGCTATGCGCGCGCTCGTAGTACCAGCGCTCCAGATCGGGATTGATGATCTGGTCGGCGCCCGCGACGATGCCCCAGCTCGGCTTGGTCGTCCATGCGGCGGCCGTCAGCGGTTGCGAGAACACCTTCGCGGCCGTCAGCATCTGCGAACGCGCTTCGAATTGCGCCTGTTTCAGCGGCAGATCGGCGGCGAAATCTTTCGGGAATACGGACGGATTCAGATACGTGTAACCGTCGCCCGTCTTTTCGACCGCGCCCGGCTGCTTCGACGTATAGCTCGGTTTGCCTTTGCCGAGTGCAGCTTCGTCTTCGCCGACATTCGGTGCGTGCGCGGCGACATACACGAGACCAACTACGTGCGAATCGACGCCGGCTTCCGTGATCACGGAGCCGCCGTAGCTGTGACCGACGAGAATGGCCGGGCCGTCCTGCAGATCGAGCACGCGTTTCGTCGCAGCGACGTCGTCGTCGAGTGATGTCAGCGGTTCCTGCACGACGCTGACGTGATAACCATCTTTGGTGAGGATGTCGTAGACGGGCTTCCAGCCCGAACCGTCGACCCATGCGCCATGCACGAGAACGATGTTCCTGACGGGCGCGTGCGCCGCCTGGGTGTCTTGCGCCATCGCACCGGAAGAAGCGAGAAGACCGGTCGACAAGGCAAGGGCCGCGGCGATGTACAGCGAACTTTTCACAAGAGACTCCGTAAATCAGATACAGGAAACAGACCAGAATGCGATGCGGGCACGACCCTGCGCGTGACAGCGGCGGCGCAGGGTCAGTTGCGCGCCATTAGCTGCCGAAGAAAATGTTGCAGTAGCTGACGGGGCCGACGCACGTGTCGTGGCTCATCGCGCTGCGAGCCGGCTTGCCCGACGACATGGACGTTTGCGCGACACCGCCGACTGCATCGTTCGTCAGCTTGTTACCGTCTTGCGCGGCGACCTTCGCTTCCGCTGCCTGGATGTCGGCGGGGTAGTTGACGTCTTCGCCAACGGCCGGCTGATACCCCGCCTTCTCGAGGCGAACCAGATCGGCGCGGACTTCGGCCCGCGTGACGGGAGCATTCGATTGCGCGAAGCTCAGAGCGGGGGCGGCGAGTGCACCAGCGGCAACTGCGAGGCAAACAAAGATCTTCTTCATGATGTAACTCCAGATGTGTGTGTTCAGACTTCCGATCCGCTCGAACATGGAGCCGAATAAGGTTCGGCATCCTGAATAAACCGCGTTCAATCTGAACGGGCGGGTTAGCTAAAAAACGTCGTTAAAGCTGCTGCATGAACTGCTGTCGTAAAGCTGTCTGGTCTTGCCCTGCTTGTGAATCTGTTTCGTTTTCGCTTGCTACATTGAGGCAAACACAGCGACGTCGAACTTCATTCCCGGCTAGCCAAACTTTTTTTCTTGCGTGAATCTGGGCCTTCAGATCGGCCCGCCGAATGTTCTTCATCAGATCGGCCAGCCAATGCACGTA
This genomic interval from Paraburkholderia sabiae contains the following:
- a CDS encoding alpha/beta hydrolase — protein: MKSSLYIAAALALSTGLLASSGAMAQDTQAAHAPVRNIVLVHGAWVDGSGWKPVYDILTKDGYHVSVVQEPLTSLDDDVAATKRVLDLQDGPAILVGHSYGGSVITEAGVDSHVVGLVYVAAHAPNVGEDEAALGKGKPSYTSKQPGAVEKTGDGYTYLNPSVFPKDFAADLPLKQAQFEARSQMLTAAKVFSQPLTAAAWTTKPSWGIVAGADQIINPDLERWYYERAHSHTTVIPGASHSVYESRPQQVAAVIEDAAKHAQQQ
- a CDS encoding DUF4148 domain-containing protein, with amino-acid sequence MKKIFVCLAVAAGALAAPALSFAQSNAPVTRAEVRADLVRLEKAGYQPAVGEDVNYPADIQAAEAKVAAQDGNKLTNDAVGGVAQTSMSSGKPARSAMSHDTCVGPVSYCNIFFGS